In Malus sylvestris chromosome 15, drMalSylv7.2, whole genome shotgun sequence, a single genomic region encodes these proteins:
- the LOC126602006 gene encoding probable receptor-like protein kinase At1g11050 — protein sequence MMKLAVGFWLFLSLLSLSTLSPSTAAEAPAPAPPPRTNITTTAACPMDLSYVLRIPFNSSTCKNFQPPSKTTQMESEDLTKIPCCQTLLSLFGISLAQHLKETSLFQLPNLPTSISCLQNFQSKLSSLSLSPNLVSYCFDPLQFVISPNICANIQSTSDWVSKLGNSTVLDSACRPDLADLSLCGGCVDAGFAIQKMLIAADGNSSHTKDCWYFTILYAAGIVNEFGPESNGVVNCIFGLSSSNAPSSKKSNTALVFGLTGAGVAVFVMFSLLGLYFWYDRRWRNKRIIGSRMESGFDLDERDARIRVRPNTGSIWFKIQDLEKATNKFSQKNFIGRGGFGVVYKGVLQDGTTVAVKKVIESDFQGDAEFCNEVEIISNLKHRNLVPLRGCCVVEGEDSYEEKGSHRYLVYDYMPNGNLDDHLFISQPSSQSGTERRPLTWPQRKSIILDVAKGLAYLHYGVKPAIYHRDIKATNILLDADMRARVADFGLVKQSLEGQSHLTTRVAGTHGYLAPEYALYGQLTEKSDVYSFGVVILEIMCGRKALDLSSSGSPRAFLITDWAWSFVKSGKAEQALDFSLVRDGDNANSNPKSIMERYLLVGILCAHVMVALRPTILEALKMLEGDIEVPQIPDRPMPLGHPSSYGNGNGNTFSISPALSGPKLHSRDMLRFSRE from the coding sequence atgatgaaACTTGCAgttgggttttggttgtttctctctctactttctctctctaccttATCTCCATCGACAGCAGCTGAAGCACCAGCACCAGCTCCTCCTCCCAGaacaaatataacaacaacAGCAGCGTGCCCAATGGATCTGAGCTATGTCCTAAGAATCCCCTTCAACTCCTCCACCTGCAAAAACTTCCAACCTCCTTCCAAAACCACACAAATGGAGTCGGAGGACCTCACCAAGATCCCCTGCTGCCAAACCCTTTTGTCCCTCTTCGGGATCTCCCTCGCCCAACACCTCAAAGAAACCTCCCTCTTCCAACTCCCCAACCTCCCCACCTCCATTTCCTGCCTCCAAAACTTCCAGTCCAagctctcctccctctccctctctcccaatcttgtctccTACTGCTTTGACCCTCTCCAGTTTGTCATCTCCCCCAACATCTGCGCCAACATTCAGTCCACCAGTGATTGGGTCTCCAAGCTCGGCAACTCCACCGTCCTCGACTCCGCCTGCCGCCCTGACCTCGCCGATCTCTCCCTCTGCGGGGGCTGTGTCGACGCCGGCTTTGCCATTCAGAAGATGTTGATTGCCGCCGATGGTAACTCTTCTCACACTAAAGACTGTTGGTACTTTACTATTCTTTATGCTGCTGGTATTGTCAATGAGTTTGGCCCTGAGAGCAATGGTGTTGTGAACTGTATATTTGGGTTGTCTTCTTCCAATGCGCCATCGTCGAAAAAGAGCAATACTGCCCTTGTTTTCGGCCTCACTGGCGCTGGGGTTGCGGTGTTTGTCATGTTTAGTTTGTTGGGGTTGTACTTTTGGTATGATAGGAGGTGGAGGAACAAAAGGATTATAGGGTCTCGAATGGAATCCGGTTTTGACTTGGATGAACGAGATGCTAGGATTAGAGTGAGACCAAACACCGGttcaatttggtttaaaattcaGGACCTTGAGAAGGCTACTAACAAATTTTCGCAGAAGAATTTTATCGGTCGAGGTGGATTTGGTGTTGTTTACAAGGGTGTGTTGCAGGACGGGACTACGGTTGCTGTTAAGAAAGTTATAGAATCTGATTTTCAAGGGGATGCTGAATTTTGCAATGAGGTTGAGATTATTAGCAATTTGAAGCACCGGAATCTTGTCCCGCTTAGAGGTTGTTGTGTGGTCGAGGGGGAAGACAGTTACGAGGAGAAAGGAAGTCACAGATACCTTGTCTACGATTACATGCCGAATGGGAATCTAGATGACCATCTCTTTATTTCTCAGCCTAGTAGTCAGAGCGGAACTGAAAGGAGACCCTTGACTTGGCCTCAAAGAAAGAGCATAATCTTGGATGTAGCCAAGGGTTTAGCTTATCTTCACTATGGAGTGAAGCCTGCGATATATCACAGAGATATTAAGGCTACAAATATACTACTAGATGCCGATATGAGAGCGAGGGTGGCAGACTTTGGGCTTGTAAAACAGAGCTTGGAAGGCCAGTCTCATCTCACTACTAGAGTGGCAGGGACTCATGGATACTTAGCCCCTGAATATGCTCTTTATGGACAGCTGACTGAGAAGAGCGATGTTTATAGCTTTGGAGTGGTTATTTTGGAGATTATGTGTGGGAGAAAAGCACTTGATTTGTCATCTTCAGGTTCCCCTCGTGCTTTTTTGATCACAGATTGGGCATGGTCATTTGTGAAATCTGGAAAAGCTGAGCAAGCTTTAGACTTCTCATTGGTGAGAGATGGGGATAATGCGAATTCGAATCCAAAGAGCATAATGGAGAGATATTTGCTGGTCGGCATTTTGTGTGCTCACGTAATGGTGGCTTTACGGCCTACCATTTTGGAAGCCCTGAAAATGCTGGAGGGAGATATTGAG